One Nitrososphaerota archaeon genomic region harbors:
- a CDS encoding valine--tRNA ligase produces the protein MQPQFSAKLEATSWDPRLEAELRMIWDTENIFEFHPKNNKNGNFVMDTPPPYPSGKPWHPGALTQYSQIDMMARAARMRGLQVLYPVGIDRNGLPVEIFAERKYRVQMRKTPREEFINLCKHALDDLEAYMVGLLKTLGISGDFRGKYRTDSEEFRALTQWSFIELWRKGLIYLANRPNNYCIDCNTTIADAEIEYEELPTYLVTNRFKVKETKQELQVATTRPELLAACQMVVVNPSDARYRKLIGKTAVVPIYNKEVPVRAHKSVDPKFGSGVVMVCSYGDYNDVMLFREFKLKEVVAIDLDGKMTAVAGKYAGIPVKDARSQIIQDLQEMGLAVKVEQIQHRTPLCERSRTPIEIIPMEEYYLKQLEFKAALKRLARKIEFHPPMHRQVLLDWIDVLTTDYPISRRRYYSTEIPVWYCSKCNTPHLPKPGKYYRPWRDEAPFKKCKKCGNIKFNGETRTFDTWMDSSLSPLFITKYLKNAKFHSLTYPATIRVQGKDIVRTWLYYTLLKCYQLTGRAPFKHAWIGGLGQDAQGRAMRKSLGNFVDIEPVLTRSGADAFRYWGASESGLGYDFRFSEERILGAGKFLTKLWNTCRFISSFPQPETAQLNWTDKWMLNELGKLTEECTKAYENFDVFTVSTKVREFLWNVFASNYLEMAKGRAYGDGTKEEQEAAWYTLHKVVKSILLLLAPITPYITDYVWRKIYGTQSIHLERLPRAERFDVTEKMNEGILEFNAQVWKTKRDKGLALKDSINAKIPANLKHFEKDLVRMHHLTK, from the coding sequence TTGCAGCCACAGTTCTCGGCCAAGCTTGAGGCCACCTCTTGGGACCCCAGGTTGGAAGCCGAGTTGAGGATGATATGGGATACTGAAAATATCTTTGAGTTTCATCCAAAGAACAACAAGAATGGCAACTTTGTGATGGACACCCCGCCCCCCTACCCGTCGGGGAAGCCCTGGCACCCGGGTGCACTCACTCAGTACTCGCAGATAGACATGATGGCCCGGGCGGCGAGGATGAGAGGGCTGCAGGTCCTATACCCGGTCGGCATAGACAGGAACGGGCTTCCGGTCGAGATATTCGCCGAGAGGAAGTACAGGGTCCAGATGCGCAAGACGCCGCGTGAGGAGTTCATCAACCTCTGCAAGCACGCGCTGGACGACCTGGAGGCCTACATGGTGGGCCTTCTGAAGACCTTGGGCATTTCCGGGGATTTCCGGGGCAAGTACAGGACGGACTCGGAGGAATTCCGGGCTCTGACCCAGTGGTCTTTCATCGAGCTCTGGAGGAAGGGGCTGATCTACCTAGCGAACAGGCCCAACAACTACTGCATCGACTGCAATACGACGATAGCTGATGCTGAAATCGAATATGAGGAACTTCCCACATATCTGGTGACGAACCGGTTCAAGGTAAAGGAGACGAAGCAGGAGCTCCAGGTGGCGACCACTCGGCCCGAGCTGCTTGCGGCCTGCCAGATGGTGGTGGTCAATCCGAGCGATGCGCGGTACAGGAAGCTGATCGGGAAGACGGCGGTGGTGCCGATCTATAACAAGGAAGTGCCCGTCAGGGCCCACAAGAGCGTAGACCCCAAGTTCGGGAGCGGCGTGGTGATGGTCTGCAGCTACGGGGACTACAACGATGTGATGCTGTTCAGGGAGTTCAAGCTGAAGGAAGTGGTGGCCATAGACCTGGACGGGAAGATGACGGCCGTCGCAGGGAAGTACGCGGGGATTCCTGTGAAGGACGCGAGGTCCCAGATAATCCAGGACCTGCAGGAGATGGGCCTGGCTGTGAAGGTGGAGCAGATCCAGCACAGGACGCCCCTCTGCGAGAGGAGCCGCACCCCCATCGAAATCATACCTATGGAGGAGTACTACCTCAAGCAGCTGGAGTTCAAGGCCGCGCTGAAGAGGCTCGCGAGGAAGATCGAGTTCCACCCGCCGATGCATAGGCAGGTGCTGCTGGACTGGATAGACGTGCTGACCACCGACTACCCCATCTCCAGGAGGAGGTACTATTCCACAGAGATTCCGGTCTGGTACTGCAGCAAGTGCAACACGCCGCACCTGCCCAAGCCAGGCAAGTACTACAGGCCGTGGAGGGACGAAGCGCCGTTCAAGAAGTGCAAGAAGTGCGGGAACATCAAGTTCAACGGCGAGACGAGGACCTTCGACACGTGGATGGACTCGAGCCTTTCTCCACTCTTCATCACGAAGTACCTGAAGAATGCGAAGTTCCATTCACTGACCTACCCTGCGACGATCCGCGTGCAGGGGAAGGACATCGTCAGGACGTGGCTCTACTACACCCTGCTCAAGTGCTACCAGCTGACTGGAAGGGCGCCCTTCAAGCACGCCTGGATAGGAGGCCTCGGACAGGATGCACAGGGCCGTGCCATGAGGAAGAGCCTAGGTAACTTCGTTGACATCGAGCCAGTGCTGACGAGGTCGGGAGCGGACGCCTTCAGGTACTGGGGAGCCTCGGAGTCGGGCCTCGGATACGATTTCAGATTCAGCGAAGAGAGGATCCTCGGCGCCGGGAAGTTCCTCACGAAGCTCTGGAACACGTGCAGGTTCATCAGCTCCTTCCCGCAACCGGAGACAGCCCAGCTCAACTGGACGGACAAGTGGATGCTCAACGAACTAGGGAAGCTGACGGAAGAGTGCACCAAGGCCTACGAGAACTTCGACGTCTTCACTGTCTCGACCAAGGTCAGGGAGTTCCTGTGGAACGTCTTCGCGTCGAACTACCTTGAGATGGCGAAGGGCAGGGCCTACGGAGACGGTACGAAGGAGGAGCAGGAGGCCGCATGGTACACGCTACACAAGGTGGTCAAGAGCATCCTGCTGCTGCTCGCTCCGATAACGCCGTACATCACGGACTACGTCTGGAGGAAGATCTACGGGACCCAGAGCATCCATTTGGAAAGGCTGCCGAGGGCCGAGAGGTTCGACGTAACGGAAAAGATGAACGAGGGCATACTCGAGTTCAACGCCCAGGTGTGGAAGACAAAGCGGGACAAGGGGCTGGCGCTCAAGGACTCGATCAATGCCAAGATTCCGGCGAACCTCAAGCACTTCGAGAAGGACCTCGTCCGGATGCACCACCTGACGAAGTAG
- a CDS encoding aldo/keto reductase, which yields MEYRKLGRTGEKVSTIGMGTWRMGVYSHPGERSTQVAALRRGIQLGINLIDTAEIYAGGRSEEVVGEAVRGVRDDVLIATKVSPSNLGHDSVISACEGSLRRLDTSYIDLYQVHWPNPSVPIKETMAAMEELVRAGKVRYIGVSNFTVDQTVAAREALAKEELASNQVEYSLLNRSVEADLLPYCEEERLSLIAYTPIAKGKIPESKTPRALLEKYAMTPVQLALNWVTHNEQVLAIPKSSSIAHTEENVGSVATRFTDSEYDLISKA from the coding sequence ATGGAATACAGGAAGCTGGGGAGGACAGGGGAGAAGGTCTCCACCATTGGGATGGGAACCTGGAGAATGGGCGTCTACAGCCACCCCGGAGAGAGATCCACACAGGTGGCGGCCCTCAGGAGAGGGATTCAGTTGGGCATCAATCTGATCGACACCGCAGAAATCTATGCGGGCGGAAGGTCGGAAGAGGTGGTGGGGGAAGCGGTCCGGGGCGTCCGCGATGACGTTCTGATCGCCACGAAAGTCTCCCCCAGCAACCTCGGCCACGACTCGGTCATCTCGGCCTGCGAAGGAAGCCTCAGGCGGCTCGATACTTCGTACATCGACCTCTACCAGGTCCACTGGCCCAACCCCAGCGTCCCCATCAAAGAGACCATGGCTGCCATGGAGGAACTCGTCCGCGCCGGGAAGGTCAGGTACATCGGAGTGAGCAACTTCACCGTCGACCAGACCGTGGCCGCCCGCGAAGCCCTGGCGAAGGAGGAGCTCGCATCCAATCAGGTGGAGTATTCCTTGCTGAACCGCAGCGTAGAGGCTGACCTGCTTCCATACTGCGAGGAGGAGCGCCTGTCGCTCATCGCCTACACGCCGATCGCCAAGGGGAAGATACCTGAGTCAAAGACTCCTAGGGCTCTTCTTGAGAAGTACGCGATGACCCCGGTCCAGCTCGCACTCAACTGGGTGACGCACAACGAACAGGTCCTGGCGATCCCGAAATCATCGAGCATCGCACACACGGAGGAAAACGTAGGGTCGGTCGCGACCCGATTCACCGACTCAGAGTACGACCTGATTTCGAAGGCCTAG
- a CDS encoding DNA polymerase IV, translating to MNRVIGHIDLDYFYAQVEEVENPSIKDKPVIVCVFSGRTEESGVVSTSNYKARALGVGSGMPIAAAKAKLQGHDPVVIRMQHEKYEAVSDRVMQLVAERVDLLEKTGIDEAFFDVSASTEGDYSAATQLAKGIKSVLYQSEHLTCSIGLGRSKVVAKVGSDFAKPDGLTMVSPESTETFLNPLKVTKLYGVGPKTAASLAEVGVKTVGDLARANPSEIDRRLGRKLASYLLAAATGTDADPVLVDQQPTQFSRIVTLKRDTRDAEEAFGQLAQGVEHIQGKLSASGKSFRTLSAIGILTDLSTKTKSKTFDTPISDAATIKDSGLALFRDLASSVDKDFRRVGIRVSELSDVGGQKPLSEFLEEAR from the coding sequence TTGAACCGGGTCATCGGCCACATCGACCTCGACTACTTCTACGCCCAGGTCGAGGAGGTTGAAAACCCCTCAATCAAGGACAAACCCGTCATCGTATGTGTCTTCTCCGGAAGGACCGAGGAGAGCGGGGTCGTCAGCACTTCGAACTACAAGGCTCGGGCGTTGGGCGTAGGGTCGGGGATGCCGATTGCGGCCGCCAAGGCGAAGCTTCAGGGCCACGACCCAGTGGTCATCAGGATGCAGCACGAGAAATATGAGGCCGTCTCCGACCGAGTCATGCAGCTGGTCGCCGAGCGCGTGGACCTGCTCGAGAAGACGGGAATCGACGAGGCCTTCTTCGACGTCTCAGCATCCACTGAAGGAGACTACTCGGCCGCGACCCAACTTGCCAAAGGAATCAAGAGCGTCCTCTATCAGAGCGAGCACCTGACCTGCTCCATCGGCCTCGGTAGGAGTAAGGTGGTCGCCAAGGTCGGGTCAGACTTCGCCAAGCCTGACGGCCTTACGATGGTGTCGCCCGAGTCGACCGAGACTTTTCTCAACCCACTCAAAGTGACCAAACTCTACGGAGTGGGGCCGAAGACTGCGGCCTCCCTCGCCGAGGTCGGGGTGAAGACTGTGGGGGACTTGGCGAGGGCCAACCCCTCCGAAATCGACCGACGCCTCGGAAGGAAGCTTGCTTCATACTTGCTTGCCGCTGCAACGGGCACAGACGCGGACCCAGTCCTGGTCGACCAGCAGCCCACGCAGTTCAGCCGCATCGTCACCCTCAAAAGAGACACCCGAGACGCAGAGGAGGCCTTCGGTCAGCTGGCGCAGGGGGTCGAGCACATACAGGGAAAGCTTTCGGCGTCCGGCAAATCCTTCAGAACGCTATCAGCCATCGGCATCCTGACCGACCTTTCCACCAAGACGAAGAGCAAGACGTTTGACACACCCATCAGCGACGCGGCCACGATCAAAGATTCGGGGCTGGCCCTCTTCAGAGACCTGGCATCTTCGGTGGACAAGGACTTCCGCCGAGTCGGCATCCGCGTCTCCGAACTCAGCGACGTCGGGGGCCAAAAGCCACTCTCCGAATTCCTGGAGGAGGCCCGGTGA
- a CDS encoding peptidylprolyl isomerase: MVNKPRARKKTSHSRAYLSAGVVAVLLIAGTGYLYVSGTYPFARGESTTTASCSPLTLPVTYTTLSSSNPVYAHFNTSLGSFEAELFPASAPKTVSNFVSLADSGFYDNLVWHRIEPKFVIQVGDPTTRCGLGDRSTWGQRGSNVTVPLEIDKSLHNYEGYLGMARSTDNNSGSSQFYVNLGNNTASLDGRYTVFGEVTGGISVVQALGSVPVQTYGNQNEPVNPVYIYSINITSVP, from the coding sequence ATGGTCAACAAGCCCCGGGCGAGGAAGAAGACCAGCCACAGCAGGGCCTACCTGAGCGCCGGCGTGGTCGCGGTCCTTCTTATCGCGGGAACGGGATACCTGTACGTTTCAGGGACATACCCATTCGCCAGAGGCGAATCCACCACCACAGCGTCCTGTTCGCCGCTCACCCTGCCGGTCACCTACACCACCCTCTCGTCCTCCAACCCCGTCTACGCGCATTTCAACACGAGCCTGGGCAGCTTCGAGGCCGAGCTCTTCCCCGCATCGGCGCCGAAGACAGTCTCGAACTTCGTCAGCCTGGCAGACTCTGGCTTCTATGATAATCTTGTATGGCACAGAATCGAACCCAAGTTCGTCATCCAGGTCGGAGACCCCACGACCAGGTGCGGCCTCGGAGACAGGTCGACCTGGGGACAACGCGGCTCCAACGTCACCGTCCCCCTCGAAATCGACAAATCACTTCACAACTACGAAGGATACCTAGGCATGGCGAGGAGCACTGACAACAACAGCGGCAGTTCCCAGTTCTACGTCAATCTGGGGAACAACACCGCGTCCCTGGATGGGAGATACACTGTCTTCGGCGAAGTCACGGGCGGCATAAGCGTCGTCCAGGCCCTGGGAAGCGTGCCGGTGCAGACCTACGGGAACCAGAATGAACCGGTGAACCCGGTGTACATCTACAGCATCAACATTACCAGCGTCCCTTAG
- a CDS encoding RNA-binding protein (Sso10b; forms dimers; interacts with silencing protein Sir2 which regulates Alba by deacetylation of a lysine residue which affects DNA binding affinity; binds double-stranded DNA tightly distributed uniformly and abundantly on the chromosome): MSEETKTVIVGQSKPLLNYVTACITMFNGGAKKVVLRARGEAINMAVEVYQELKKHFISNVKISNITIDGENVTSRDGRQLNLPVLEIELSIPQ; this comes from the coding sequence ATGTCTGAAGAGACAAAGACGGTAATTGTCGGTCAGTCAAAACCACTCCTCAATTACGTGACCGCGTGCATAACCATGTTCAACGGCGGCGCAAAGAAGGTCGTTCTCAGGGCCAGGGGAGAGGCGATCAACATGGCGGTGGAGGTCTACCAGGAGCTCAAGAAACACTTCATCAGCAACGTCAAGATATCGAATATCACCATCGACGGCGAGAACGTCACTTCAAGGGACGGAAGGCAGCTGAACCTCCCAGTCCTTGAGATAGAACTCTCCATTCCTCAATAG
- a CDS encoding acetyl ornithine aminotransferase family protein: MKARKFAKVSSTVPGKKATEVVKKTQEYLSPSISHFYPLVVESAHGALVKDVDGNQFIDFAAGIAVLSTGSTHPRVVEAIKTQAEKFIHYSYTDFYYENLVDLSEKLVSLIPGKFSKMVYYGNSGAEAIEAAMKLTRNYSRRPIFLAHSGSFHGRTMGALSLTASKPIQRKGSLPLVQDVVHFPFPYCYRCPWKQTFPECDYYCVDYFKEQYLEKFVPVDEIAAYFFEPIQGEGGYVVPPPEYFKKMEFLRKEGVLFVSDEIQTGVGRTGTFLGVEHFGVVPDVVTLAKGIASGLPLSVTVAKSEVMATWKPGQHASTFGANPVAVEAAIATLEVIKSERLMENAERLGGKAIKRLQEMKEKYEVVGDVRGMGLFIGVEIVKDKRSKTRGEEEAKRIMNYCFKHGLLVIIAGRNTLRVIPPLMVSEAELDEGLDILEEGIAETNSMVTKG, from the coding sequence TTGAAAGCCAGGAAATTCGCCAAGGTCAGCTCCACGGTCCCTGGCAAGAAGGCCACAGAGGTCGTGAAGAAGACCCAGGAGTACCTTTCGCCTTCGATATCACACTTCTATCCCCTGGTGGTGGAATCGGCCCACGGGGCGCTGGTCAAGGATGTGGACGGGAACCAGTTCATCGACTTCGCGGCCGGCATAGCCGTCCTTAGCACGGGGTCGACCCACCCGAGGGTGGTCGAAGCCATCAAGACCCAGGCTGAGAAGTTCATACATTACTCGTACACTGATTTCTACTACGAGAACCTGGTGGACCTTTCGGAGAAGCTCGTCTCCCTAATCCCCGGCAAGTTCTCGAAGATGGTCTACTACGGGAACAGCGGCGCCGAGGCAATCGAGGCGGCGATGAAGCTTACGAGGAACTACAGCAGACGGCCGATATTCCTCGCCCACTCCGGGAGCTTCCACGGGAGGACCATGGGCGCCCTCAGCCTCACGGCGAGCAAGCCAATCCAGAGGAAAGGCTCGCTTCCCCTCGTCCAGGATGTGGTCCACTTCCCGTTCCCCTATTGCTACCGATGCCCCTGGAAGCAGACCTTCCCCGAGTGCGATTACTACTGCGTCGACTACTTCAAGGAGCAGTATCTAGAGAAGTTCGTCCCCGTCGACGAGATTGCGGCATACTTCTTCGAGCCGATCCAGGGAGAAGGAGGGTACGTGGTGCCTCCGCCAGAGTACTTCAAGAAGATGGAGTTCCTTAGGAAGGAAGGGGTCCTCTTCGTGTCGGACGAAATCCAGACTGGAGTGGGAAGGACGGGCACGTTCCTCGGGGTCGAGCACTTCGGCGTAGTCCCTGACGTGGTCACGCTCGCTAAGGGGATAGCTTCTGGCCTGCCTCTCAGCGTAACGGTCGCCAAGTCCGAGGTGATGGCCACCTGGAAGCCTGGCCAGCACGCGTCGACCTTCGGGGCGAACCCAGTTGCCGTCGAGGCGGCCATAGCTACATTGGAGGTTATCAAGTCAGAGCGGTTGATGGAGAATGCTGAGAGGCTCGGAGGGAAGGCCATCAAACGACTTCAGGAGATGAAGGAGAAGTACGAGGTGGTGGGGGACGTCAGAGGCATGGGCCTGTTCATCGGCGTCGAAATTGTCAAGGACAAGCGGAGCAAGACGAGGGGAGAAGAGGAGGCAAAGAGGATAATGAACTACTGCTTCAAGCACGGGCTTCTGGTGATCATTGCGGGCAGGAACACGCTTCGTGTGATTCCGCCGCTGATGGTCTCGGAGGCCGAACTGGACGAGGGCCTGGACATCCTGGAAGAAGGGATTGCCGAGACCAATTCGATGGTCACGAAAGGCTAG
- a CDS encoding aldo/keto reductase: MKFTTLGSTGLKVSRLCIGCMSFGGPDAQGFEWTLGYEDSKRVIDRAVDLGINFFDTADVYSNGRSEAIVGRALQGRRNDVVIATKVGLPTGAGPDERGLGKKHVRRNLKRSLANLKTDRIDLYQIHRWDYNTPIEQVLRTLTKAVRKDKVVDHVGGSSMWAWQFAKALYTSDRLGLERFKTMQDHYNLAYREEEREMIPLCKEEGIPVLPWSPLGRGFLTGKYKRKSQPKSIRYRKDAYLGKRYFRPEDFDVLERLEEVAREKGVKQVQLALAWLVHKRAVASPIVGPTRVAQLEDLAEAVDIHLKSDDIKRLEEPYRPHPVLGHE; encoded by the coding sequence GTGAAGTTTACCACCTTGGGAAGCACAGGCCTGAAGGTCTCTAGACTCTGCATCGGGTGCATGAGCTTCGGAGGACCGGACGCCCAAGGCTTCGAATGGACCCTCGGCTACGAGGACTCGAAGCGCGTCATCGACAGGGCCGTCGACCTCGGAATCAACTTCTTCGACACCGCCGACGTCTATTCCAACGGCAGGTCGGAAGCCATAGTCGGGAGGGCGCTTCAGGGAAGGAGAAACGACGTGGTCATCGCCACGAAGGTCGGGCTCCCCACTGGTGCCGGCCCCGACGAACGCGGCCTGGGCAAGAAGCACGTCAGACGTAATCTGAAGAGGTCGCTCGCCAACCTGAAGACCGACAGGATAGACCTCTACCAGATCCACCGCTGGGACTACAATACGCCGATAGAGCAAGTGCTCAGGACCCTGACCAAGGCGGTGAGGAAGGACAAGGTGGTGGACCACGTCGGCGGGTCGAGCATGTGGGCCTGGCAGTTCGCCAAGGCTCTCTACACCAGCGACAGACTGGGGCTGGAGAGGTTCAAGACTATGCAGGACCACTACAACCTGGCCTACAGGGAGGAGGAGAGGGAGATGATACCACTGTGCAAGGAAGAGGGAATCCCTGTCCTTCCATGGAGCCCTCTGGGAAGGGGATTCCTGACAGGCAAGTACAAGCGCAAATCGCAGCCGAAGAGCATCAGGTACAGGAAGGACGCCTACCTGGGCAAGAGGTACTTCCGGCCCGAAGACTTCGACGTCCTTGAGCGATTGGAGGAGGTCGCCAGGGAGAAGGGGGTCAAGCAGGTGCAGCTGGCGCTCGCCTGGCTAGTTCACAAGAGGGCAGTGGCTTCTCCGATAGTCGGGCCGACGAGGGTCGCACAGTTGGAAGATTTGGCGGAGGCCGTCGACATACATCTGAAATCGGATGACATCAAGAGGCTCGAGGAGCCCTATCGACCTCACCCGGTCCTGGGACACGAATGA
- a CDS encoding pyridoxamine 5'-phosphate oxidase family protein codes for MGVLKARELTFLKAHEVCRLATASEDAKPHVVPVVYAVDGENIIIAIDYKTKKLKNLRENPRSPWSWTNTGLTAA; via the coding sequence ATGGGAGTCCTGAAGGCGCGGGAGTTGACATTCCTCAAGGCCCATGAGGTCTGCAGGCTCGCCACGGCCTCCGAGGACGCGAAGCCGCATGTGGTCCCCGTGGTCTACGCCGTTGATGGGGAGAACATCATAATCGCCATAGACTACAAGACGAAGAAGCTGAAGAACCTCAGGGAGAACCCAAGGTCGCCTTGGTCGTGGACGAATACCGGCCTAACAGCGGCTTGA
- a CDS encoding UPF0147 family protein: MSTKLKKQQENDAKLAKATVNLNQIADSNLTPRNIRKTVKDSIMMLQDQKQSLAVRAANAISLLDDVAQDPNMPSFARVTLWSAVSELESIREQ, translated from the coding sequence ATGAGCACCAAATTGAAGAAGCAGCAGGAGAACGACGCCAAACTGGCCAAGGCTACGGTCAACCTCAACCAGATCGCCGACTCGAACCTTACCCCGCGGAACATCCGCAAGACAGTCAAGGACTCGATAATGATGCTCCAGGACCAGAAGCAGAGCCTGGCCGTCCGGGCAGCCAACGCCATCAGCCTCCTCGACGACGTCGCCCAGGACCCGAATATGCCTTCGTTCGCCCGGGTCACCCTTTGGTCGGCCGTCTCCGAGCTCGAATCGATTCGCGAACAGTAA
- a CDS encoding redoxin domain-containing protein, with amino-acid sequence MVLRIGQKVPEFALPDSDKKTRSLAEFTGRGTVVIAFFPFAFSGTCDKEMCTFRDGFGALQGAAAQLVGISVDSSYSLKAFAQTYNLQFPLLGDFNKKVTRLYGVLQDPWVGLGYKGVAKRSVFVVDKKGALRFKWVTDVPSDEPPYAEVVKAAQKLAMPPRR; translated from the coding sequence GTGGTTCTCAGAATCGGCCAGAAGGTGCCGGAGTTTGCCCTCCCAGACTCTGACAAAAAGACCCGCTCGCTGGCCGAGTTCACCGGCCGGGGTACGGTCGTAATCGCTTTCTTCCCGTTCGCGTTCTCGGGGACCTGCGACAAGGAGATGTGTACATTCAGGGATGGTTTCGGGGCCCTGCAAGGCGCGGCCGCGCAGTTGGTTGGAATCAGCGTGGACAGTTCCTACTCACTCAAGGCCTTCGCTCAGACCTACAACCTGCAGTTCCCCCTCCTCGGCGATTTCAACAAGAAGGTCACGCGGCTCTACGGGGTGCTTCAGGACCCCTGGGTGGGCCTCGGGTACAAGGGGGTGGCGAAGAGGTCAGTCTTCGTGGTAGACAAGAAGGGCGCCCTGCGTTTCAAGTGGGTCACCGACGTGCCTTCCGACGAGCCGCCATACGCTGAGGTCGTGAAAGCGGCCCAGAAGCTGGCCATGCCGCCGAGAAGGTGA
- a CDS encoding iron-sulfur cluster assembly accessory protein, producing MTQETAVKPIVELTERAAAELKLYLAKQGKPEAALRIFVTAGGCSGLSYGMVVDEKPSDDDYVIVVDGARVAVDRSSAPFIAGSTLDYKSEKLMGGGFVVSNPNAVSTCGCGESFKTA from the coding sequence TTGACCCAAGAGACGGCTGTGAAGCCGATAGTCGAGCTTACCGAGAGGGCCGCAGCCGAGTTGAAGCTCTACCTCGCAAAGCAGGGGAAGCCAGAAGCCGCGCTCAGGATTTTCGTGACCGCGGGTGGGTGTTCCGGGCTCTCCTATGGGATGGTCGTGGACGAGAAGCCATCGGATGATGATTATGTGATTGTTGTCGACGGAGCGAGGGTGGCTGTCGACAGGTCGAGTGCCCCGTTCATCGCTGGGTCGACCCTGGATTACAAGTCGGAGAAGCTGATGGGCGGCGGTTTCGTCGTCAGCAACCCCAATGCCGTCTCCACTTGCGGATGCGGCGAGTCGTTCAAGACCGCGTAG
- a CDS encoding dienelactone hydrolase family protein, with protein sequence MPKGTRTRTKADFWVVPKSASGCVVVFHEVWGLVSHTEDVCKRLGKLGFAATAPNLYKGHDDILTPDNIQRTMEGVWELSLAKRLDKAKVADALDKKHVGREVKEAASIIYNQEFRDRMLADAVSAVEAANSRFDGVSTLGFCLGGGLALKASTRSRHLVSAAGFYGVPPTGEEVRRITIPILAIYASKDEIINQSVPAFVGAMLTEGKDLTLKTYPRTRHGFFNDSRKDVYQRKSAAESWELTRWFLERTLGKL encoded by the coding sequence TTGCCCAAAGGCACCCGGACGCGGACCAAGGCCGACTTCTGGGTCGTCCCGAAAAGCGCTTCCGGTTGCGTCGTCGTCTTCCACGAAGTGTGGGGCCTCGTCTCCCACACAGAGGACGTCTGCAAACGACTGGGCAAACTTGGGTTTGCAGCCACGGCGCCTAACCTGTACAAAGGGCACGACGACATCCTCACACCAGACAACATACAGCGCACCATGGAGGGGGTCTGGGAGCTCTCTCTGGCCAAGAGGCTCGACAAGGCAAAGGTCGCCGACGCCCTCGACAAGAAACACGTAGGCCGGGAGGTCAAAGAGGCGGCATCGATCATCTACAACCAAGAATTCAGGGACAGGATGCTCGCCGACGCAGTCTCTGCCGTCGAGGCCGCCAATTCGAGATTCGACGGCGTGTCTACCTTGGGGTTCTGCCTGGGAGGGGGACTCGCCCTGAAGGCCTCCACCAGGAGCCGCCACCTTGTTTCAGCGGCGGGGTTTTACGGCGTGCCTCCGACCGGCGAGGAGGTCAGGCGGATCACCATCCCCATCTTGGCAATCTATGCGAGCAAGGACGAGATCATCAACCAGAGCGTGCCGGCTTTCGTCGGAGCGATGCTCACCGAGGGGAAGGACCTGACGCTGAAGACGTACCCGCGGACAAGGCACGGTTTCTTCAACGACAGCAGAAAAGACGTCTACCAGAGGAAATCCGCGGCCGAATCGTGGGAGCTCACGAGGTGGTTCCTTGAAAGAACACTTGGAAAGCTCTGA
- the thyX gene encoding FAD-dependent thymidylate synthase: protein MRIKLLYSTDLGALKRVLSEKGVPFEPEALMDHVVYMFEIEDVSRVTTHQLVRHRVASYDQESQRFSAATREGVVTPPSVQSNEAAYKAYDEALKAVYAAYEKMVAAGVPKEDARYVLPTSIKTKLVMTLSARSLMHLVWQRTALQAQWEIRELAETLLNLAREATPELWTKIIER from the coding sequence ATGCGAATTAAGCTCCTCTACAGCACCGACCTGGGAGCCCTGAAGCGGGTCCTCTCGGAGAAGGGGGTGCCCTTCGAGCCGGAGGCGCTGATGGACCACGTCGTCTACATGTTCGAGATCGAAGACGTCAGCAGGGTGACCACCCACCAGCTCGTCCGCCACCGGGTCGCGTCCTACGACCAGGAATCCCAGCGTTTCTCCGCAGCCACCAGAGAGGGGGTCGTCACCCCTCCGAGCGTCCAGTCCAACGAGGCCGCCTACAAGGCCTACGATGAGGCCCTCAAGGCCGTCTACGCCGCCTATGAGAAGATGGTCGCCGCAGGGGTCCCGAAGGAAGACGCTCGATACGTCCTCCCCACCTCCATTAAGACGAAGCTTGTGATGACCTTGAGCGCGAGGAGCCTCATGCACCTGGTCTGGCAGCGGACGGCCCTTCAGGCCCAGTGGGAGATCAGGGAGCTCGCGGAGACGCTGTTGAACCTAGCCCGCGAAGCCACGCCCGAACTCTGGACGAAGATCATCGAGAGATAA